The Acidobacteriota bacterium region GCTGAGAGCCATCGCCGTGGACCCCATGCCGCCCGCCTGAAAGGGCGAGCCGGCCACGGCGGTCAGGAGCGTGCCGGCGCCGGCGCCGGTGATCCGGAACACCCCCACCCTGCTGTAGGTCCGGTCGACGACCATGTAATAGCCGGCTGGATGGCGGATGCCGAAGATCCCATCATCGAGTCCGGAGACGAAGGGGTTGCCGGAAACCGCCGTGGGGACGCCGGCCGCAAGGGTGTACGCCTCGCTCTGGCCGACGGTCTGGTTGTGATACGAATACATGAACAGCCGGCCCCGGCCGTCCGTCGCGTAAGCCAGCGGCCAATGGCCGTCGCTGGTGAAGGGGGAGCCGGGCAGAGGGTTGAGCGCCCCCGTGGTCGCGTTCACACCGAAGCCGGCGAAAAGCGTGGTGGCCCGGTTGCCGCCCGTGTAGACGGACGTCCCATCGCGGCTGAACGCCAGTGCGTACGGGAACACCCCGTTTCCCACGAAACAGGGGCTGTCGGCGGACAGCGCGGCGGTTGATGCGGTGATGACGAAGCTGGCCAGTTGGCCCGGCTCCACCGCTTGATCGAGTTGGTCCCGGGCGACCACCAAGGGCGAACCGGACGGATGCACGGCCACCGCGGCCCAGGCCCAGCGGTTCACCGGATCGGCCGGCCCGGGTGGCAGAGTCAGGGGGCTGAACGGCATAGGAGTGAGCGAGCCGTTGTCCAGGTTGACCGAGTAGGCACTCAGGGTGTTGGATCCCCCGTTGATGACGTACAGCCGCGCGTGGGCGGGATCGAAACACATCCGCTGGCACATCAGGTTCTGGGAACCGTTTCCTCCGGTGGTCATGGGAAAACCGGAGAGCAGCGTCAGCGTTCCGTCCGCCTCGTTCACGCCGTAGCCGTATAGCTGGTTGGGGCCTCCGTTCACGTCATTGAGCACATAGAGGAAGCCGGCCTGGACGAATGAGGCGCCGGATGCGCTGACTAGCAGACCGCAGAACACCCACAGCCACACGGTGTGTTTTGACTGAGTCATGATCTCCCCGTTGTAGCAGCCCGGATGTATGTCTACTATCTTGCCGATCTGCGGGGATTTTGTCAACAGGGTGACGCCACGCGGCCGGACTGTCCGGAGCTCGCCGGTCGAGCGTCGCCCCCCGAGCTCCGAAGTCTGCGGGACGGCTGATTCAGCGCGCAGGACCCGGAGGGCACGGAGGGATGCATCGGGTATTGACAATCGGCGAGTCGGAGAATCGGGAGACGGGAGACGGGAGACGGAGCAACCATGAACGATCAGCCATCAACCATTTCGAACTTGTGAACCTGCACACATCGAAACATCGCCCGATTTTGACACGATGATTCTCGAAGGCGGGCGCCCGGCCCGCAGGGCCGGACTGGATCTCCGGTTGGTGGGAGCCATCACCATCGTGCCTGGCGCCACGACCCCGGCCCGCCGGGCGCGTGACGAAAGGGGTGTCGGATCCGATCCCGTTGCTGACGCTAACGCGCATGATCATGATTACGAGCACGCAATCCGAATTCCGATGACCGCGAGCCTCGAGCCACGATCATGATCACGATCACGATCACGAACGGGCCCTGAGTCCCGGCGGGAGCGGCGTGTGGTAGAATGGTCGCAACGCGTTCGATGCTCACCAAGACTCGGGGCTGGAGGTGGCCATGGCCGGAGCCGGGATCCGAAAGATCGCCATCAACACGGGCGGCGGCGACGCGCCCGGACTCAACGCGGTGATCCGCGCGGCGGTCATCGCCGCGCTCAACCGCGGCTGGGAGGTGTGGGGCATCCGCGACGGCTACCACGGCATCCTCAGTCCGGAAAAGTACCCGAACGGCGGCGTGATCCGGCTGACGGCCGACTCGGTGCGCGGGATCACCCACTTGGGCGGCACGATCCTGGGCACCACCAACTGGGGCAACCCCACCAAGTACCCGATGCCGGGCCCCGATGGCCAGCTCCGGGAGGTTGATCGCACCGGCGAGATTGTCGACTACTTCGGCCGGGAGGGGATCGACGCCCTGGTGGCCATCGGCGGCGACGGTTCGCTGACCATCGCGATGGAGCTGGTCCGCAGGGGGCTCAAGGTCATCGGGGTGCCCAAGACCATCGACAACGACCTGGACAAGACGGTCATCACGTTCGGCTTCGACACCGCGGTGTCGTTCGCCACCCAGTGCATCGACCGGCTCCATTCCACCGCCGAGGCACACCACCGCGTCATGGTGGTGGAGGTGATGGGCCGCTATGCCGGTTGGATCGCCCTGAACACGGGCATCTCCGGCACCGCCAACGCCATCCTCATCCCGGAGATCCCGTACGATCTGGCCCAGGTGGCCGAGAAGATCCGCCAGCGCGAGGCCCGCGGCCGGCATTTCTCCATCGTCGTGGTGGCCGAGGGCGCCAAGCCGAAGGACGGCACGGTGACCGTGGTCTCCAAGGAGGTGGGCAGGCTGGAGCGTCTGGGCGGCGTGGGCGCCATCGTCACCGATCAACTCCAGCAGCTCACCGGCAAGGAGTGCCGCCTGGTGGTGCTGGGCCACCTGCTGCGCGGCGGCAGCCCCACCACCTTCGACCGGCTGATCGCCCTGCGATTCGGCGCCGCGGCGATCCGGGGCCTGTCCGAAGGGCGGTGCGGCTGCATGGTGGCGCTGGACCCGCCCACGGTTCGCTACGTGCCCCTGGAGGCGGCCACCAGCCGGATGAAGTCGGTCCCCCTGGATTGCGATTCCATCCTCACCGCCCGCGAACTGGGCATCTGCTTCGGCGACTGAGCGCGGGCCGGAGTCCGGCACAGGAGGGCCGATGCTGCTGCTGTTCCTCATCGTCACGGGCGCCGTGGTCCTCTTCTTCACCGAAGCGCTGCCCGTTGAGCTGACCGCCCTGCTGGTGCTGGCGGCGTTGCTGGTGACGGGGGCGGTGACGCCTGAGGAGGGGCTGACCGGCTTTTCCAACCCGGCGACGGTCACCGTCACGGGGTTGCTGGTGATGAGCGCGGCCATCGAGAAGACGGGCGCCCTTCAGATCGTCGCCCGGCGCATCCTGAAGCTGTCCCGCCACGCGCCGGGCCGGGTGATGGCCATGCTGACCGGGGCGACGGGTGCGCTGTCCATGTTCCTGAACAACACCCCCGTGGTGGCCATGCAGCTCCCCATCGCCATCTCGCTGGCGGAGAAATCGCGGCTGGCGCTCTCCCGGCTGCTCATGCCCATCTCGTTCGCCGCCATTCTCGGCGGCACCTGCACCATGATCGGCACGTCCACCAACGTGCTGGTCGGCGCCCTCGCCGCCGAGCGGGGCTGGCGCATCGGCCTGTTTGACATCACCGGCATCGGCCTGGCGTACTTCGCCGTGGGCATGGCGTACATGGCCGTGGTGGGCGTCCGGCTGATCCCCGACCGGGACCGGCCGCAGGAGCTGTCCGAAAAATACTGCCTGCGGGAGTACATCGCCGAGGTGGAGGTGCTGCCCGGCTCGGCGTTGGTGGGCCAGCCGGCCGGTCCGCGCCTGACGCTCGACGGCGGGGAGCCGGTGGGCGTCGGCATCCTGGCGGTGGTGCGCGGCGAGCACAAATACCCGCCCGGAGAGGCACCCGCGCTCACCGCCGGCGACCTGCTCATCGTCAACGGCGCGGTGGACCGGCTGCTCCGGCTGCGCGAGCTGCCCGGCCTGCGCATCCGCCACGACTTCCACCTGGATGACCGGGCCCTGCAGTCGGGGCAGATCGTGCTCGCCGAGGGGATCCTGGCGCCGGCGTCGCGGCTGGTCGGCGCCACCCTGAAGGAGGCGGATTTCCGCCGCACCTACGGCGTCGTGGCGCTGGCGGTGCGGCGGCACGGCAAAATCCTGCGGGAGAAGGTTGGGCGGGTTCGGCTGAGTTTCGGCGACACGCTGCTCCTCCAGGGCGACCGCCAGCGGATGGATCAGCTGGGCAGCGTCGCCGACTTCCTCATGCTGGAACGGATCAAGCTGCCCCAGCCGCGCCGGGACAAGATCCCCCTGGCCGTGGGCATC contains the following coding sequences:
- a CDS encoding ATP-dependent 6-phosphofructokinase, producing MAGAGIRKIAINTGGGDAPGLNAVIRAAVIAALNRGWEVWGIRDGYHGILSPEKYPNGGVIRLTADSVRGITHLGGTILGTTNWGNPTKYPMPGPDGQLREVDRTGEIVDYFGREGIDALVAIGGDGSLTIAMELVRRGLKVIGVPKTIDNDLDKTVITFGFDTAVSFATQCIDRLHSTAEAHHRVMVVEVMGRYAGWIALNTGISGTANAILIPEIPYDLAQVAEKIRQREARGRHFSIVVVAEGAKPKDGTVTVVSKEVGRLERLGGVGAIVTDQLQQLTGKECRLVVLGHLLRGGSPTTFDRLIALRFGAAAIRGLSEGRCGCMVALDPPTVRYVPLEAATSRMKSVPLDCDSILTARELGICFGD
- a CDS encoding TRAP transporter large permease subunit; protein product: MLLLFLIVTGAVVLFFTEALPVELTALLVLAALLVTGAVTPEEGLTGFSNPATVTVTGLLVMSAAIEKTGALQIVARRILKLSRHAPGRVMAMLTGATGALSMFLNNTPVVAMQLPIAISLAEKSRLALSRLLMPISFAAILGGTCTMIGTSTNVLVGALAAERGWRIGLFDITGIGLAYFAVGMAYMAVVGVRLIPDRDRPQELSEKYCLREYIAEVEVLPGSALVGQPAGPRLTLDGGEPVGVGILAVVRGEHKYPPGEAPALTAGDLLIVNGAVDRLLRLRELPGLRIRHDFHLDDRALQSGQIVLAEGILAPASRLVGATLKEADFRRTYGVVALAVRRHGKILREKVGRVRLSFGDTLLLQGDRQRMDQLGSVADFLMLERIKLPQPRRDKIPLAVGIFLTCLVLMGAGVLPLTTAVIVGALLMLLTRCLRLQELYNVLPFKIILLLGCLIPLERAMERSGAADGIAHALLRVAGDGRPLLVLALLAVVTLVLTEIMSNTASAVLMAPVAFALAAQLGVSPKPLVLAVMFSASFSFLTPVGYQTNTMIYDVGGYRFTDFARVGAPLTALLLSVSVALIPLFWPF
- a CDS encoding beta-propeller fold lactonase family protein; the protein is MTQSKHTVWLWVFCGLLVSASGASFVQAGFLYVLNDVNGGPNQLYGYGVNEADGTLTLLSGFPMTTGGNGSQNLMCQRMCFDPAHARLYVINGGSNTLSAYSVNLDNGSLTPMPFSPLTLPPGPADPVNRWAWAAVAVHPSGSPLVVARDQLDQAVEPGQLASFVITASTAALSADSPCFVGNGVFPYALAFSRDGTSVYTGGNRATTLFAGFGVNATTGALNPLPGSPFTSDGHWPLAYATDGRGRLFMYSYHNQTVGQSEAYTLAAGVPTAVSGNPFVSGLDDGIFGIRHPAGYYMVVDRTYSRVGVFRITGAGAGTLLTAVAGSPFQAGGMGSTAMALSRAGTHLFVANTGHRNVTTFAVNPSTGVLTNLRTQPQNTLGAGGYLTGIAYAAPPLLGDLNLDGAVDAIDAELLARLLADSLVETEIPASWNGDMNADGLLDVLDLALLELFIGL